In the Emys orbicularis isolate rEmyOrb1 chromosome 3, rEmyOrb1.hap1, whole genome shotgun sequence genome, one interval contains:
- the GCM1 gene encoding chorion-specific transcription factor GCMa — protein sequence MLKAADDIMDQEDSTSQSGEMTSWDINDIKLPQDVKQTDWFQEWPDSYVKHIYSSDDKNAQRHLSSWAMRNTNNHNSRILKKSCLGVVVCSNDCSAADGRKIYLRPAICDKARQKQQRKCCPNCSGPLKLISCRGHGGYPVTNFWRHEGPFIFFQSKGAHDHPRPETKLEAEARRSIQKAQTAVSPISPRLKRCREAESLTGEMQSQEAWPLLLSNQENYVSPCSFNGHLIDKNPQEQIINNCLSLAKNYGFGRSPYLTEHSQDMGSNKYYEKCKGIGSREHDSRDLSGPSVCNMYADYGEPQPWNKNTTLERNPCTDKCCNDSTLSLADLHYEIVSSQNCMDSSIQHVPNIPPTTKAGYHPSRPNPGLSGDDFYEGKLHVNYNSSYIPSYHLSSEDPYLIMNSAHHHQQPSPLTKGNEWDFEEERKYTNLDYCNNEMIFSLYPLR from the exons ATGCTGAAAGCTGCAGATGATATTATGGACCAGGAGGACTCTACTTCTCAAAGTGGAGAAATGACAAGCTGGGATATCAATGACATCAAACTGCCTCAG GATGTGAAACAAACAGATTGGTTTCAGGAATGGCCAGATTCCTATGTAAAGCATATCTATAGCTCGGATGATAAAAATGCTCAGAGGCACCTGAGTAGCTGGGCAATGAGAAACACCAATAACCACAACTCTCGCATCTTAAAAAAGTCCTGCCTTGGGGTAGTGGTCTGCAGCAATGACTGCTCAGCTGCAGATGGGAGGAAGATCTATCTGAGACCAGCCATATGTGATAAAGCCAGGCAAAAACAGCAAC GGAAATGCTGTCCAAACTGCAGTGGACCTTTAAAGCTTATTTCCTGTCGAGGCCATGGTGGGTACCCTGTCACCAACTTCTGGAGGCATGAAGGGCCATTCATATTTTTTCAG TCTAAGGGGGCCCATGATCACCCCAGGCCAGAAACAAAACTAGAAGCAGAAGCAAGAAGATCAATACAGAAAGCACAGACAGCTGTTTCTCCCATCTCTCCAAGACTAAAAAGATGCCGGGAGGCTGAG tCCCTGACAGGTGAGATGCAAAGTCAAGAAGCTTGGCCTTTACTTCTTTCCAATCAGGAAAACTACGTATCACCCTGTAGTTTTAATGGACATTTAATAGACAAAAACCCTCAagagcaaataataaataattgtttGTCTCTTGCCAAAAACTATGGTTTTGGAAGATCCCCTTACCTAACAGAACACTCTCAGGACATGGGATCTAACAAATACTATGAGAAGTGCAAAGGAATTGGCAGCAGGGAGCATGACAGCAGAGACCTGTCTGGACCTTCTGTGTGCAATATGTATGCTGACTATGGAGAGCCACAACCCTGGAATAAGAACACTACCCTAGAAAGGAATCCATGTACTGACAAGTGTTGCAATGATTCTACTTTATCTTTGGCTGATCTGCATTATGAAATCGTTTCTTCACAAAACTGTATGGACTCCAGTATCCAACATGTTCCCAATATACCACCTACAACAAAGGCTGGCTACCATCCTTCCAGGCCTAACCCAGGCCTGTCTGGAGATGATTTTTATGAAGGGAAATTGCATGTGAATTACAACAGCAGCTACATCCCTTCCTACCATCTCTCTTCAGAGGATCCGTACCTCATTATGAATTCTGCACATCACCATCAACAGCCTTCGCCACTCACGAAAGGAAACGAATGGGActttgaagaagaaagaaaatacaccAATCTGGATTACTGCAACAATGAAATGATTTTTAGTCTCTATCCTTTACGATGA